One Synechococcus sp. UW179A DNA segment encodes these proteins:
- a CDS encoding transglutaminase domain-containing protein, which produces MIRRPPTGVLAWCAFPPLLLQCFVLNSAAALTWPTWALVICAMFKLSESRRPFDWRLVALLQLLSAGLLAAQLQSLLASALQLIAVCSALAALLSHELQGMLSFRGLLQRSLQLLAAALPLALVLFLVVPRLPPLWTTQFGPARGAVTGLSPDLDPLSIATLASVQASAARITVPQGVVLPMDAYWRVLVHETFDGRRWQHRDSPAPPKSLRDGRSTAAISQWWVVEPSATRALPWDGRSAPVAANQWIAPEGELLMDVSSRQRRAYRLQANGNAQDWRRRPPMGSERQLPADGLLRLRQLGRGFSSLPSDRERLAAVEQWFRSQPFRYSLQPGSALDLDDFLFDRQVGFCGHYASALAALLRSADVPARVVSGYRGGQLVKPLGGVDYLELRQSDAHAWVDVWLNDEGWQRVDPTLWIASTAQNSLPQQLPSALRSETKLAWWQWIQRQWWGLDLVWTRWWLGFDQSSQQIWLQRLFGDQQRWLGLTVLFASMAASGLGWVMLRHALAGRQPLDQSLRLLARLGVLPLPGESFPALCERASHLHPDQADLWMAMAERQQLIAHARLSDSRRRDLLHQWRIIRRRLRSYL; this is translated from the coding sequence ATGATCCGCAGGCCGCCAACAGGAGTGCTGGCCTGGTGCGCCTTCCCGCCGTTGCTGCTGCAGTGCTTTGTATTGAACAGCGCAGCGGCGCTCACCTGGCCGACCTGGGCCCTGGTGATCTGCGCCATGTTCAAGTTGAGCGAGTCCCGCAGGCCTTTTGACTGGCGGTTGGTGGCGTTGCTGCAGTTGCTGTCAGCGGGGTTGCTGGCGGCACAGCTGCAAAGCCTGTTGGCTTCTGCTTTGCAGTTGATCGCCGTTTGCAGCGCACTTGCAGCTCTGCTCAGTCATGAGCTCCAGGGGATGTTGTCATTTCGTGGATTGTTGCAACGCAGTCTTCAGCTGCTGGCGGCAGCTCTGCCTCTGGCCCTGGTGCTGTTCCTGGTTGTTCCTCGTCTTCCGCCGTTGTGGACAACGCAGTTTGGTCCTGCGCGCGGTGCTGTCACCGGGCTCTCTCCTGATCTCGACCCGCTCAGCATCGCGACATTGGCATCGGTGCAAGCCTCCGCTGCCCGCATAACCGTGCCTCAGGGAGTCGTCTTGCCTATGGATGCCTACTGGCGTGTGCTGGTACACGAGACGTTTGACGGACGTCGTTGGCAGCACCGTGATTCTCCCGCACCGCCGAAATCTCTCAGAGATGGGCGCAGTACTGCGGCGATCAGCCAGTGGTGGGTTGTCGAACCCTCCGCAACCCGTGCGCTCCCTTGGGATGGGCGTTCGGCTCCGGTGGCTGCCAATCAGTGGATCGCGCCGGAGGGGGAGCTGTTGATGGATGTCTCTTCTCGACAGCGCCGGGCCTATCGATTGCAGGCCAATGGAAATGCGCAGGACTGGCGACGCCGGCCCCCAATGGGGAGTGAGCGGCAGCTTCCAGCCGATGGATTGCTTCGTCTCAGGCAGCTGGGAAGAGGGTTCAGCAGCCTGCCCAGTGATCGTGAGCGCTTGGCAGCAGTCGAGCAATGGTTTCGTAGTCAGCCGTTTCGATACAGCCTTCAACCTGGATCAGCGCTGGATCTCGATGACTTTCTGTTTGATCGCCAGGTGGGGTTCTGCGGTCATTACGCCAGTGCCCTGGCGGCGTTGTTGCGCTCGGCAGATGTTCCGGCCCGTGTTGTCAGCGGTTATCGAGGCGGCCAGCTGGTGAAACCCCTGGGCGGGGTCGACTACCTCGAACTGCGCCAGAGCGATGCCCATGCCTGGGTGGATGTCTGGTTGAACGACGAAGGCTGGCAACGTGTCGACCCGACGCTCTGGATCGCCTCCACTGCTCAGAATTCTCTCCCTCAGCAACTCCCATCAGCTCTGCGTTCAGAGACGAAGCTGGCCTGGTGGCAGTGGATCCAGCGGCAATGGTGGGGCCTGGATCTGGTCTGGACCCGTTGGTGGTTGGGTTTTGACCAGTCCAGTCAACAGATCTGGTTGCAACGGTTGTTCGGTGACCAACAGCGATGGCTCGGTCTCACAGTGCTGTTTGCCTCGATGGCCGCTTCCGGTCTGGGTTGGGTGATGTTGCGCCACGCGCTGGCAGGACGCCAACCGCTTGATCAGTCGTTGCGCCTGCTTGCACGGCTGGGTGTGCTGCCCTTGCCCGGCGAAAGTTTTCCAGCACTTTGCGAGCGTGCTTCACATCTTCATCCTGATCAGGCTGATCTGTGGATGGCTATGGCTGAACGGCAGCAGCTGATTGCCCATGCCCGGCTCAGTGATTCACGGCGCCGGGATCTGCTGCACCAATGGCGCATCATTCGCCGACGTCTTCGCTCATACCTCTGA
- a CDS encoding NmrA family NAD(P)-binding protein yields MIVVTGATGNVGGHTAELLRSQGHRVRGLSRHPSHPDDLAVNLEDAAAVVAALDGADSVFAIVPAVANQLTMEVNLIAAAKQVGVNHYARLSSLGADPNGDDSVSRIHGQAEQNLEKSGLFYTHIRANYFMQMFLSQAENISQQNVFAICSVGTAEVGFIDTRDIAAAAVVALTKDGYAGKTLRLTGPELLTFPEAVELLGKAIGCKINYYDMDCSEYRKIMLDVGVSEFLADHVIGLYSRIGSGSSAVTTNEVASITGKTPRTFKTFAADYAEQFR; encoded by the coding sequence ATGATTGTTGTCACTGGTGCGACAGGAAATGTTGGAGGTCATACAGCCGAATTGCTCCGAAGCCAGGGACATCGAGTACGTGGGCTGAGTCGACATCCCTCACACCCTGATGATCTGGCAGTCAACCTTGAAGATGCAGCAGCTGTTGTTGCTGCATTAGATGGGGCCGATTCCGTTTTCGCGATCGTACCCGCGGTTGCAAATCAGCTAACGATGGAGGTGAATCTGATCGCTGCGGCCAAACAGGTCGGAGTAAACCATTACGCACGACTCTCCTCACTGGGTGCTGATCCAAACGGGGATGATTCAGTCTCCCGGATTCACGGTCAGGCGGAACAAAACTTGGAAAAATCCGGGCTTTTCTACACCCACATCAGAGCGAACTACTTCATGCAGATGTTCCTCTCCCAAGCTGAGAACATCAGCCAACAAAATGTGTTTGCAATCTGTTCAGTCGGCACTGCAGAGGTAGGGTTTATCGATACTCGTGATATCGCAGCCGCAGCTGTCGTAGCACTAACCAAGGATGGTTACGCAGGGAAAACATTACGACTCACTGGACCGGAGCTGTTGACGTTTCCTGAAGCCGTGGAACTGTTGGGCAAGGCAATTGGATGCAAAATCAACTACTACGACATGGACTGCAGCGAATATCGCAAGATTATGTTGGATGTTGGCGTCTCTGAGTTTCTAGCAGATCACGTAATAGGTCTTTACAGCCGAATTGGCTCAGGCAGCTCTGCAGTCACAACAAATGAAGTTGCTTCGATCACGGGGAAAACTCCACGCACCTTTAAAACATTTGCAGCCGACTATGCTGAGCAGTTTCGCTGA
- a CDS encoding MoxR family ATPase — MTKTVGGVLLGKEHQVRLAFSCLLAGGHLLIEDRPGMGKSTLAEALATVFSLAFKRVSFTSDLLPADLTGINIFHQADATFHFQPGPLFTQVLLADEINRASPRTQSALLEAMAAGRLSIDGISHTLPQPFFVIATQNSLDQVGTSSLPEAQLDRFLMRVSLGFPDRDAERQLLRGVGSPVESLQGVDDQVLLRLQQRCAAQYCSEQLLEYVLDLVEATRRNQEGLSPRASQGLVSAARAWALIDGRDHVLVDDVQAVLPAVVEHRLDAGCPANAGTPLSTDLLERVNALR; from the coding sequence TTGACGAAAACTGTTGGTGGCGTGCTGCTCGGTAAGGAGCACCAGGTGCGGCTGGCTTTCAGTTGTCTGCTGGCAGGGGGGCATCTGTTGATCGAAGATCGCCCCGGAATGGGCAAGTCGACCTTGGCCGAAGCACTGGCAACCGTGTTTTCGCTGGCATTCAAGCGGGTGAGCTTCACCAGTGACCTGCTTCCCGCTGACCTGACCGGGATCAACATTTTCCATCAGGCGGACGCAACCTTTCATTTCCAGCCGGGTCCTTTGTTCACCCAGGTGTTGCTGGCTGACGAGATTAACCGCGCCAGTCCTCGCACCCAAAGCGCACTGCTGGAGGCCATGGCGGCTGGGCGCTTGAGTATTGATGGCATCAGCCATACGCTGCCACAGCCCTTTTTTGTGATCGCCACCCAGAACAGTCTGGATCAGGTGGGTACAAGTTCTCTGCCTGAGGCGCAACTCGATCGTTTTCTGATGCGCGTCAGTCTTGGTTTCCCCGACCGCGACGCGGAGCGTCAGCTGCTTCGCGGTGTTGGCTCTCCTGTTGAGAGTCTGCAAGGGGTTGATGATCAGGTGCTGCTTCGGCTGCAGCAGCGCTGCGCGGCTCAGTACTGCTCCGAGCAGCTGCTGGAGTACGTGCTCGACCTCGTGGAGGCGACCCGGCGCAACCAGGAGGGCCTGTCTCCAAGGGCCAGCCAGGGGCTTGTTTCGGCAGCACGCGCATGGGCACTCATCGATGGCAGAGACCACGTGCTGGTTGACGACGTGCAGGCGGTGTTGCCGGCCGTGGTGGAGCATCGCCTTGATGCCGGCTGCCCAGCGAACGCAGGCACGCCCCTCAGCACCGATCTCCTGGAGCGGGTGAATGCGTTGCGATGA
- a CDS encoding antibiotic biosynthesis monooxygenase yields the protein MHVTCVHIHVKSDRIEEFRQASTLNHRESIQEPGNQRFDLLQSKDDPTLFLLYEAYESEAAAAAHKTTPHYLKWKETVADWMAEPRKGVAYESVAP from the coding sequence ATGCACGTCACTTGCGTTCACATCCACGTGAAATCTGATCGGATCGAGGAGTTCCGTCAGGCTTCAACACTGAATCACAGGGAATCCATCCAGGAGCCAGGCAATCAACGCTTTGACCTCCTTCAAAGCAAAGACGACCCCACTCTGTTTCTGCTCTACGAGGCGTACGAATCCGAGGCTGCTGCAGCGGCACACAAGACCACGCCGCATTACCTCAAGTGGAAGGAAACCGTCGCAGATTGGATGGCTGAGCCGCGGAAAGGTGTTGCTTACGAATCCGTCGCCCCATGA
- a CDS encoding iron-containing alcohol dehydrogenase produces the protein MTVSFSFARVPPIHCGMGTLQEITDWLRSHNAQSVLLVTGQASLEAMGQLSVVECLIKDAGTKYSRVISTGEPSTELVDRVTQQWFDQGLDAVVGIGGGSVIDFGKAIAAMLPHGNSVLDHLEGVGRGRAHSGITLPFLAIPTTSGTGGEVSKNAVLSHVGPNGYKKSLRHDNFVPNTVILDGSLLTGADADVTAACGMDAFTQLLEPFLSPMATPLSDAIVWSGLQHLVPNLRRACGEGSSDPQVRLSMAYGSLCSGIGLANAGLGIVHGLAGPIGGWFAIPHGVICGTLMAAAQQQNWSALQQRDPHHPAVERMARVGRLMPGGSSLSDNKAAVDHFTKSLLNWVEELKIPRLGSYGITAADLDRIVEAASNRNNPIALTPSEIKILLQTRL, from the coding sequence ATGACGGTTTCGTTTTCTTTTGCGCGCGTCCCGCCGATTCACTGCGGAATGGGAACGCTCCAAGAGATCACAGATTGGCTGCGCTCACATAACGCTCAATCTGTCCTGCTTGTGACAGGACAGGCTTCGCTGGAGGCGATGGGACAGCTGAGCGTGGTGGAGTGCTTAATCAAAGACGCTGGTACTAAATATTCCCGTGTGATCTCTACAGGAGAACCCAGTACAGAGCTGGTGGATCGCGTTACCCAGCAGTGGTTTGACCAGGGCCTTGATGCTGTGGTTGGCATTGGCGGCGGCAGCGTAATCGATTTCGGCAAGGCGATTGCCGCGATGCTTCCCCACGGAAATTCCGTGCTCGATCACCTGGAGGGCGTAGGCCGTGGTCGGGCCCACAGCGGAATCACCCTGCCTTTCCTGGCGATTCCCACCACATCAGGAACCGGTGGAGAAGTCTCCAAAAATGCGGTGCTGAGCCATGTGGGACCGAATGGCTACAAGAAGTCACTACGCCATGACAACTTTGTCCCCAACACAGTGATTCTTGATGGTTCTCTGCTGACTGGTGCCGATGCTGATGTCACGGCAGCGTGCGGTATGGACGCCTTCACCCAGCTGCTGGAGCCGTTTCTCTCTCCCATGGCAACACCGCTGAGCGACGCAATTGTCTGGAGCGGGCTCCAGCACTTGGTGCCGAATTTGCGGCGTGCTTGTGGAGAGGGATCCTCCGATCCGCAAGTGCGTCTAAGCATGGCCTACGGCTCGCTCTGTTCTGGAATTGGATTAGCGAATGCCGGCCTGGGAATTGTTCATGGCCTGGCTGGGCCGATTGGGGGATGGTTCGCGATCCCCCACGGCGTGATTTGTGGAACGTTGATGGCTGCCGCTCAGCAACAGAACTGGAGCGCACTGCAACAACGCGATCCCCATCATCCAGCAGTTGAACGGATGGCCCGTGTTGGTCGGTTGATGCCAGGTGGTAGCAGCCTCAGTGACAACAAGGCTGCCGTAGACCACTTCACAAAAAGCTTGCTCAATTGGGTAGAGGAACTCAAAATTCCCCGCCTGGGAAGTTACGGCATCACCGCTGCAGATCTAGATCGCATCGTTGAGGCAGCAAGCAACCGCAACAATCCCATTGCACTCACACCATCAGAAATCAAGATATTGCTGCAAACAAGGCTATAG
- a CDS encoding DUF1996 domain-containing protein: MLRKIISGIHPHPFMIENILIWPDDDVVMQTGVETGIYGELPGREIGTAVEVRILHLDSGQYWRPEGRFGEETTHKGVVVADDGHWRLLMTPAASGAYRIEVMETSPEGSITLASTEFSVVGEDLTNGFESAVATNADQINAGDGSSEFATSDAASEEATTNNFSNTEAATRPFWEGRRGIGFSIDSQGQWLNQERLESALLKVSALGFDTIRTWGTNAYTGRILEAINQMDLDLKVQAGIYITNESDAAQLIDQALEVTQPYEQYILGFSLGNEQLADWNPNALGVSDVREQVQIFRERSDLSITYNFAGETLRPNSSFWSQQGDKLLEELDYINVHSYAGFFDNRSNPEWTPQDQVEILKADETLFRSVLDSFDLVDTPLILGETGWQSSGYADQVTNTDNMKTYFQEVSSYIENDMAIFDSMFYFNFSDESWKGPDDDWGLFTEGNETSLGSAKFDERYISNFTPTIQTEEISNRRLIADSGTARLWVDDATGQAFVQKESDEPLLIRRNDNYWNGDIPLVREEAELVGAAVDAMGRIRVLDRGPWGDFNWILNDSGMFTGEQGPAETTNESNELLFQLDLNLDQIIGTAEQGNGDEQPAGEDADDSNDASNRRLIADSGTARLWVDDATGQAFVQKGSDEPLLIRRNDNYWNGDIPLVREEAELVGAAVDAMGRIRVLDRGPWGDFNWILNDSGMFTGEQGPAETTNESNELLFQLDLNLDQIIGTAEQGNGDEQPADEDADAFELTGFSQGEFVSNIAFSHRAAADPIVAPGNAQFMHSHDFFANTSTDENSTVSSLLRAGSTAAQPTNNFSTYWTPSLVNEGTDGLGGDWSYVTPKASSIAYYSVLQPNDPNLLVNMPTGLKMITGSAKPNQRQSRAEVFWNYIGESSSYDHIPLGDEWRDLPLQAVIIFPDHWNGNQLDSNDHKSHLTYGSGSEAHPLLIPQLQLQIHYGRIDNNLHLVSSDYMNLPEAGSDLDQRLLQASDNDLSFRNGEDGFAPGWSLHADHIHLPWEETAPTGEQVDGFARREEDALRLPLFAGTDGDAVRPIPTGILQPYSSERAILPILGTPGENRLIGSETSDRLEALEGDDFLIGGPGSDRLIGGDGADHFILEGIHDSTWDNPDEIIGFSAEDRLDLSSLNLGTGSIQLEQMNPSSWMLSATGTDLAVEIRTGQIGLEQILLT; encoded by the coding sequence ATGTTGAGAAAGATCATTAGTGGCATTCATCCACATCCCTTCATGATTGAAAACATCCTGATATGGCCAGACGACGACGTCGTCATGCAGACAGGCGTCGAAACAGGGATCTACGGCGAATTACCCGGCCGTGAAATTGGGACTGCCGTTGAGGTCAGGATTCTCCACCTTGACTCCGGACAGTACTGGCGACCGGAGGGCAGATTTGGCGAGGAGACGACTCACAAAGGTGTAGTAGTTGCTGATGATGGGCACTGGCGACTACTAATGACGCCAGCAGCGAGTGGTGCTTATCGAATTGAGGTAATGGAGACCAGCCCGGAAGGATCTATAACCTTGGCCAGCACTGAATTCAGTGTGGTTGGTGAAGATCTAACAAATGGCTTCGAATCTGCTGTTGCAACGAATGCTGATCAAATCAATGCGGGTGATGGGAGTTCTGAGTTCGCAACAAGCGATGCAGCTTCTGAAGAGGCAACAACAAACAATTTTTCCAATACTGAAGCAGCTACCAGACCGTTCTGGGAAGGTCGTCGCGGAATCGGGTTTTCAATCGATTCTCAAGGACAATGGCTCAATCAGGAGCGGCTGGAATCAGCCTTACTCAAGGTCTCAGCTCTTGGCTTCGACACGATCCGTACTTGGGGCACTAACGCTTACACCGGTCGAATCCTCGAAGCAATCAACCAGATGGATCTTGACTTGAAGGTACAAGCTGGTATTTATATCACTAATGAAAGTGATGCAGCGCAATTAATAGACCAGGCTCTGGAGGTGACTCAACCCTATGAGCAGTACATCCTGGGATTCAGCCTTGGGAACGAACAGCTTGCTGACTGGAATCCCAATGCCCTAGGGGTGTCAGACGTTCGTGAGCAGGTTCAGATATTTCGCGAACGTAGTGATTTATCGATCACCTATAACTTTGCAGGCGAAACATTACGACCAAACAGCAGTTTTTGGAGTCAACAAGGCGACAAGCTTCTTGAGGAACTGGATTACATCAATGTGCATTCCTATGCAGGTTTTTTTGACAATCGCTCCAACCCTGAATGGACTCCACAGGACCAAGTTGAGATCTTGAAAGCAGATGAAACTCTTTTTCGGTCTGTCCTGGACAGCTTTGATCTTGTTGATACTCCATTGATATTGGGTGAAACAGGGTGGCAAAGCAGCGGCTACGCAGATCAAGTCACAAACACAGACAACATGAAGACATATTTTCAGGAAGTAAGTAGTTACATTGAAAATGACATGGCGATATTTGATAGTATGTTTTATTTCAACTTCAGTGATGAATCATGGAAAGGACCTGATGATGATTGGGGCTTGTTCACTGAAGGCAATGAAACTAGTCTTGGCAGTGCAAAGTTTGATGAAAGATATATTTCAAATTTTACGCCAACGATCCAGACCGAGGAAATCTCCAATCGTCGCTTGATCGCTGATTCCGGTACCGCCAGATTATGGGTGGACGACGCCACCGGACAGGCCTTTGTCCAGAAAGAGAGTGATGAACCTCTGCTCATTCGCCGTAACGACAACTACTGGAACGGTGATATTCCCCTGGTGCGGGAAGAGGCTGAACTTGTCGGCGCTGCAGTGGATGCCATGGGACGGATCCGCGTGCTCGATCGTGGACCTTGGGGTGATTTCAACTGGATACTGAACGACAGCGGCATGTTCACTGGTGAGCAGGGACCTGCTGAAACCACCAACGAGAGCAATGAGCTCCTCTTTCAGCTGGATCTCAATCTGGATCAGATCATCGGCACAGCTGAACAAGGAAATGGCGATGAACAACCTGCTGGCGAGGACGCCGATGATTCGAACGATGCCTCCAATCGTCGCTTGATCGCTGATTCCGGTACCGCCAGATTGTGGGTGGACGACGCCACCGGACAGGCCTTTGTCCAGAAAGGGAGTGATGAACCTCTGCTCATTCGCCGTAACGACAACTACTGGAACGGTGATATTCCCCTGGTGCGGGAAGAGGCTGAACTTGTCGGCGCTGCAGTGGATGCCATGGGACGGATCCGCGTGCTCGATCGTGGACCTTGGGGTGATTTCAACTGGATACTGAACGACAGCGGCATGTTCACTGGTGAGCAGGGACCTGCTGAAACCACCAACGAGAGCAATGAGCTCCTCTTTCAGCTGGATCTCAATCTGGATCAGATCATCGGCACAGCTGAACAAGGAAATGGCGATGAACAACCTGCGGATGAGGATGCAGACGCTTTTGAACTAACGGGCTTCTCCCAGGGAGAGTTTGTCTCGAATATCGCTTTCAGCCACAGGGCCGCGGCTGATCCGATCGTTGCGCCGGGAAATGCGCAATTCATGCATTCCCATGACTTCTTTGCCAATACCAGCACCGATGAGAACTCAACCGTTAGCTCTTTGCTGAGAGCAGGAAGCACAGCGGCACAACCAACCAACAATTTTTCCACTTACTGGACACCCAGCTTGGTTAACGAAGGCACAGATGGGCTTGGAGGGGATTGGAGCTATGTCACACCCAAAGCCAGCTCAATCGCCTACTACAGCGTGCTTCAGCCCAATGATCCGAATCTTTTGGTCAATATGCCAACAGGATTGAAGATGATCACTGGATCGGCAAAACCCAATCAACGCCAATCCCGGGCTGAAGTGTTCTGGAATTACATCGGTGAATCATCCTCCTATGACCACATTCCCCTAGGTGATGAGTGGCGTGATTTACCTCTTCAGGCTGTGATTATTTTTCCAGACCATTGGAACGGAAATCAGCTTGACAGCAACGATCACAAAAGCCATCTCACCTATGGATCAGGCTCAGAGGCGCATCCCTTACTGATCCCTCAACTGCAATTGCAGATTCACTACGGCCGAATCGACAACAACCTTCACCTGGTGAGCTCTGATTACATGAATCTGCCTGAAGCCGGCAGCGATCTGGATCAGCGGCTTCTTCAAGCTAGTGACAATGATCTCAGTTTCCGTAATGGCGAAGATGGATTCGCACCGGGTTGGAGCTTGCATGCCGACCATATTCATCTGCCTTGGGAGGAGACCGCACCCACTGGTGAGCAGGTGGACGGGTTTGCACGGCGAGAAGAAGATGCTCTGCGCCTGCCCTTGTTTGCAGGAACTGATGGTGATGCTGTACGACCGATCCCTACAGGAATCTTACAGCCTTATTCCAGTGAACGGGCCATCCTCCCCATTCTGGGAACACCTGGTGAAAACCGGCTGATCGGAAGTGAAACCTCTGATCGACTAGAGGCACTCGAGGGGGATGACTTTCTGATCGGCGGACCCGGGTCCGATCGACTCATCGGTGGTGATGGAGCTGATCACTTCATTCTTGAGGGGATCCATGATTCAACCTGGGACAATCCGGATGAAATCATTGGCTTTTCTGCTGAAGATCGGCTCGATTTGAGTTCTCTCAACCTGGGAACTGGCTCGATCCAGCTGGAGCAGATGAATCCAAGCTCATGGATGCTATCTGCAACTGGAACCGATCTTGCTGTTGAGATTCGAACTGGGCAGATCGGATTGGAGCAAATTCTGTTGACCTAA
- the fghA gene encoding S-formylglutathione hydrolase, with the protein MKLINCHRCFAGEQRRYKLESHQLNSSTTVGVFLPKQALGPRPERVPVLIWLSGLTCNDENAVQKAGAQRRAAALGLALIMPDTSPRGDDVPGDPQGQWDFGHAAGFYVDAEKQPWSLHYRMHSFVVEELISQLCTEVPLDDQRLGISGHSMGGHGALVLGLRHPHLYRSVSAVAPIAHPGQCPWGRKAFSHLLGTTPEEQLRWRRWDAVTLLEDGHLRNDCLLVDVGSADPFLREQLRPEDLRHACVRSGQSLELVIHEGYDHSYFFVASVIDRHIDHHARALKTDI; encoded by the coding sequence ATGAAGTTGATCAACTGTCATCGCTGCTTCGCTGGAGAACAACGCCGCTACAAACTGGAATCGCACCAGCTGAACAGCTCCACAACGGTTGGGGTCTTTCTTCCAAAGCAGGCATTGGGACCGAGGCCTGAACGCGTTCCTGTCCTGATCTGGCTTTCAGGCCTTACCTGCAATGACGAAAACGCCGTTCAGAAAGCGGGTGCACAGCGACGTGCCGCCGCACTCGGGCTTGCGTTGATCATGCCAGACACCAGCCCACGCGGGGATGACGTTCCTGGCGATCCTCAAGGTCAGTGGGATTTCGGACATGCTGCCGGCTTCTATGTGGACGCCGAAAAGCAGCCCTGGTCATTGCACTACAGAATGCACAGCTTCGTCGTTGAGGAGCTGATCTCACAACTGTGCACTGAAGTGCCCCTGGACGATCAGCGACTGGGGATCTCAGGCCACTCCATGGGTGGCCACGGTGCACTGGTGCTGGGTCTGCGTCATCCCCATCTCTACCGCTCGGTGTCTGCAGTGGCTCCGATTGCACACCCAGGTCAGTGCCCATGGGGTCGGAAGGCGTTCAGCCATCTGCTCGGCACAACACCTGAAGAACAGCTCAGATGGCGTCGATGGGATGCTGTGACTCTCCTGGAGGATGGTCATCTCAGGAATGACTGCCTTCTGGTAGACGTCGGCTCAGCTGATCCCTTCCTCAGAGAGCAGCTGCGTCCAGAGGACCTTCGCCATGCCTGTGTCAGAAGCGGTCAGAGTCTTGAGCTGGTGATCCATGAGGGCTATGACCACAGCTATTTTTTCGTGGCAAGCGTGATCGACCGCCACATTGACCATCACGCCAGAGCTCTCAAGACAGACATTTGA
- a CDS encoding chloride channel protein, producing MTWLWLLVLGAVLGLFSLPYQALSSLGLVLQNDLWLSRESISPVAVALVFASSMALVLLGWGPLQQARGGGLTPVIAIQDNVSGQQASLLKQLSLQTQLQRLPLMVLTHLGGLTVGIESPSASLGASLMLAIRRRWPRFTPLAVLPLPMLCAIGGGAGLGAAFRSPLLGVTYAIEELGRSSGRSLVLPVLLLSGSGAGISLWLGPGSSSQAAVVGALPVGLWPYALLVCGLCSLLGSLFVRLLVPMARVTQAALQRHRSLMAVLIATGLSGMGIASGGWSLNDGSLSLLAILHGEVGGESSTLLWRFLSSLLSIASGAPGGLMHDTMTLGALVGAPPTGWAVLDGASQAQLGAIGSVSLFAAACGTPLFCAMFVFILQGDPAMLPALLLCSAVAASLAAPLRGASWNERQALHHAE from the coding sequence ATGACTTGGCTGTGGCTGCTTGTGCTCGGAGCCGTGCTGGGGCTGTTTTCACTGCCTTATCAGGCTCTCTCCAGTCTTGGACTCGTTCTTCAGAACGATCTCTGGCTCAGCCGCGAAAGCATCTCACCGGTTGCTGTCGCACTCGTGTTTGCTTCTTCCATGGCACTGGTGCTGCTGGGTTGGGGACCCTTGCAACAAGCGCGTGGGGGTGGGCTGACTCCTGTGATTGCGATACAGGACAACGTCTCCGGTCAACAGGCTTCACTCTTAAAACAACTCAGCTTGCAAACCCAACTCCAGCGGCTGCCACTGATGGTGCTCACCCATCTCGGCGGATTAACGGTTGGCATCGAATCACCCTCAGCCTCCCTGGGTGCCTCGCTGATGTTGGCCATCCGCAGGCGCTGGCCCCGGTTCACACCGCTTGCCGTCCTGCCACTGCCGATGCTCTGCGCCATCGGCGGCGGCGCTGGCCTGGGTGCCGCCTTTCGCTCTCCACTTCTAGGGGTGACCTATGCCATCGAAGAGTTGGGCCGCAGTTCTGGTCGCAGCTTGGTGTTGCCCGTGTTGCTGCTTAGCGGAAGTGGCGCTGGCATCAGCCTCTGGCTAGGGCCAGGAAGTAGCAGTCAAGCTGCCGTGGTGGGCGCTTTGCCGGTGGGGCTATGGCCCTATGCCTTGCTGGTCTGCGGGTTGTGCAGTCTGCTCGGATCGCTGTTCGTGCGCCTGCTTGTGCCGATGGCACGGGTCACTCAAGCAGCCCTTCAGCGCCATCGGTCACTGATGGCTGTTCTCATCGCTACTGGCCTGAGTGGTATGGGCATCGCCAGTGGGGGCTGGAGTTTGAACGATGGAAGCCTGTCGCTTCTGGCGATTCTGCATGGAGAGGTCGGGGGTGAATCAAGTACCTTGCTCTGGCGCTTTCTCAGCTCCTTACTAAGCATCGCCAGCGGTGCCCCTGGAGGGTTGATGCACGACACAATGACCCTTGGGGCCCTAGTTGGTGCACCACCAACCGGTTGGGCGGTGTTAGACGGCGCGAGTCAGGCCCAGCTCGGCGCCATTGGCTCCGTGAGTCTCTTCGCTGCCGCCTGCGGCACTCCCCTGTTCTGCGCCATGTTTGTGTTCATCCTGCAGGGCGATCCCGCAATGCTGCCGGCTTTGTTGCTGTGCAGCGCGGTTGCGGCCTCCTTGGCGGCGCCATTGCGTGGTGCAAGCTGGAATGAGCGGCAGGCTCTCCACCATGCTGAGTGA